From Elusimicrobiota bacterium, a single genomic window includes:
- a CDS encoding hemolysin family protein, which yields MFALIEIVLMVVLFFIAASFSMVESALVSLSRVKIKRFLNEYPKKVNGFKTWLENPNKYLTTLLLGNDAVTIIGTAVATSLAVEISQKYQLNEALIVGITAVFVWAVFLILGEIVPKVLGIRNSEKISLFSINKLYYFDKFVSPVSKLFTYLAGLITGKSGKKAIPILTYEDIKTTISIGQEVGVLGLETKQMMHSVLNFPQITVKNIMTPNEKIEMVSIDIEREKFIDLIVETGHSRVPVYKDNKDNIIGIIYSRDLLDMWRGGAVFTVDDLLRPVLVVDENKKVSELMRQFKKGEAHLAIVKNPENKTVGLVTIEDIVEEIFGEILDEYDVEELFKE from the coding sequence ATGTTTGCGTTAATTGAAATCGTTTTGATGGTTGTACTTTTTTTTATCGCTGCTTCATTCTCTATGGTTGAATCTGCGCTGGTTTCACTTTCCAGAGTAAAAATAAAAAGGTTTTTAAACGAGTATCCTAAAAAAGTAAATGGATTCAAGACATGGCTTGAAAATCCGAATAAATATCTAACTACATTGCTTTTAGGTAACGATGCGGTCACAATCATTGGCACTGCGGTTGCCACATCGCTTGCAGTTGAAATAAGCCAAAAATACCAACTCAACGAAGCGCTGATTGTTGGTATCACTGCAGTTTTTGTCTGGGCTGTTTTTCTTATTCTCGGTGAAATAGTGCCCAAAGTACTCGGTATCCGTAATTCCGAGAAGATTTCGCTTTTTTCAATAAATAAACTTTATTATTTTGATAAATTTGTCTCGCCAGTATCTAAGCTTTTTACATATCTCGCTGGTTTAATTACGGGCAAATCAGGCAAAAAAGCGATTCCTATTTTAACATATGAAGATATAAAAACTACCATTTCTATCGGACAGGAAGTCGGTGTGTTAGGACTTGAAACAAAACAGATGATGCATTCTGTACTCAATTTTCCACAGATAACTGTAAAAAATATAATGACACCAAACGAAAAAATAGAAATGGTTAGCATAGATATAGAACGCGAGAAATTTATTGATTTGATTGTTGAAACCGGTCATTCAAGAGTCCCCGTATATAAAGATAATAAGGATAATATCATCGGTATAATTTATTCTCGTGACCTTTTAGATATGTGGCGTGGTGGTGCGGTTTTTACTGTTGATGATTTGTTAAGACCTGTATTGGTTGTAGATGAAAACAAAAAGGTTTCAGAATTGATGAGACAGTTCAAAAAAGGTGAGGCACATCTCGCAATTGTAAAAAATCCGGAAAATAAAACGGTTGGACTTGTTACTATAGAAGATATTGTTGAAGAGATTTTTGGCGAGATTTTAGACGAGTATGATGTTGAGGAACTATTTAAGGAGTAA